The sequence CGGCCAGGGCTTCGTGTGGCGCGGCGCGTTCCTTCAGGTCGGCCTCGGTGCGACCAGCCACGCCGCGATGATCGGCCGCGCGCGTCGACCCGGCTTCGGCGGCTTCGCGGGGCTCGGCTACGAGTTCCGTCCGCTCGAGCACCTCGCGGTCGCCTTCGATGCGCAGTACGAACAGCGCGTGCGCACCGACGGGCGGCAGACCCACGCGCTGCTCTTCGGTCTGCGTCTGCGCGGCTACGTCCGGCTGCGCAAGCACTGACGCACGACCGACGCCGCGCGCCTACTCAACCCGAGCTCGAGCTGCCCGAGCCGCTCGACTCGCCCGAGCTGCCGTCGGTGGTCGCGATGCCGATGTCACCACCGTCGCCGCTCGACGCCGTGTCGTCGCCGACGCTGCCGAACGTGGTGAGCAAGGTCGAGGCCGCACCGCTCGGATCCTCGGTGGGATCGAGCGTGGGATCGATCACCAGTGTCGTCGCGCCGACGCTGGTCGTCATGCTGTCGTCGCCGCCCGTGCTGCCGCTGCCACCATCGGTGCCATCACCGGTGGTCTCCCCGGCATCGTCACCACCGTCTTCGCCATCGCAGGCCGGCACCACCGTGGCCATCACCAAGCCGAGTCCCCACAGTCGCATGCGTTGATGGATCGTCATTCGTCGTCACTCCTCGCGAAGCTGGCGTGGCTCCCCTGCTCCGACGCCCGTGGTCGACACGCCGGAGGGCACCCCAGCGCGGCGACCACGGGGTCGGTCGCATGAAAGTCCAGGTCGCGCGCACGCGACGGGCGGTCGTTGGACCCGGAGCACCAATGCCCGAGCCGACCGCAGGGTCGTCGCGAGTTCCCCCGCGCGTCCTGGCGTGCATCAAGACTAGCGACGGCGACGGCTTGTTTCGCACCACCGCACGTCGACGATCACATTCTCGATCGTGCACCGCTGCGCTGCGCGGCACCGCGATGGCGATCCCACGCGCGCACGCGTCGTCCCGGAATCGGGACATCGATGCGAACGCGTGGCCGGACCTGCAGGGTGGCGCGCGTCAGCCCAGCTGCGCCGCAAGTGCGGCCGCGGCCGCCTGCAACGCGTCGCCGAGCCCCGCGACCTTCGGGCCGCCGGCCTGGGCCAGGTCGGGGCGGCCGCCGCCCTTGCCGTCGATGTGCGGCGCGAGCACGCCGATCAGCTTGCCCGCGTGCACCTTGCCCTCGAGATCCTTGGTGACCGCGACCAGCAGCGTGGCCTTGCCCTCGATCTCGGCGCCGAGCACGAGCACGCCGGAGCCGAGCTTGTCGCGCATCGCGTCGGCCGCACCGCGCAGGGTCTTGGCATCGGGCGCGCTGATCTGGCGCGCGAGCAGCGTGACACCGCCGACCTCGCTGGTCGCCTCGGCCCCACCTCCACCGCCGCCGCCCATGGCGAGCTCGCGGCGCAGGTTCTCGATCTCGCGGCCGCTGTGCTTGAGGTCCTGCTGCAGGCGATCGATCTTGGCCGGCAGCTCGTCGAGCGCGTGCACGTGGAGCTTGTCGCGGGCGGTCTCGACCAGCTCGACCAGGCCCTGCAAGTAGGCCACCGCGCCCATGCCAGTGACGGCCTCGACGCGCCGCACGCCCTGCGCCACGCTGCCCTCGCTCACGATTGCAAACGAGCCGATGTCACCGGTGCGGGTGACATGGGTGCCGCCGCACAGCTCGATGCTGTCGTCGAACTGCACCACCCGCACGCGCTCGCCGTACTTGGCCTCGAACAGGCCGATGGCCCGACGCGCGCGCGCCTCGTCCATCGACTGTTGCTGCACGTCGGCCGCCGCATTGGCCAGCACCATCGCGTTGACCGTCAGCTCGATGCGGCGGCGTTCCTCGGCCGTCAGCGCGCGGTTGTGGCTGAAGTCGAAGCGCAGGCGATCGGGCGTGACCAGCGAGCCCTTCTGCGAGACGTGCTCGCCCAGGTGCTTGCGCAGCGCGTGGTGCAGCAGGTGGGTCGCGCTGTGGTTGCGGCGGATGGCATCGCGGCGCTGCACGTCGACCTCGGCTTGCACGGTGTCGCCGAGCTGCAGGGGCCCGCCCTCGAGCCGGCCGCGGTGCACGTGCATGCCGCCCCGGGGCTTGATGGTGTCGGCGACCGCGACCGTGGCAGCGCCGGCGCGCAGCCAGCCGGCATCGCCGATCTGTCCGCCGCTCTCGCCGTAGAACGGCGTGCGGTCGAGCACCACCTCGACCTCGGAGCCGGCCGCGGCGCTCGGCACCGACACGCCGTCGACCACGAGCGCGCGCACGGTCGCGGACGCCGACGTCAGGTCGTAGCCGAGGAACTCGCTGTCGCCGTGCTCGCCGTGCAGCGCGAAGTAGACCCCCGCGATCGCCTGCTCCTGACCGAGCTCGGCGGTCGCCTCGCCGCTGCTCTGGCGACGTCGCAGCGCCGCCTCGGCGGCGGCCTCGTCGAGCGACAGGCCGTGCTCGGCGACGATCACCGCGGTGAGATCGAGCGGGAAGCCGTAGGTGTCGTAGAGGTCGGCGGCGACCTCGGGCGAGAACGCAGCCGCATCGCGGGCGCGATCGTGTCCGTCCATCGCCGTGCGCAGGCGCTTGAGCCCGCGATCGAGCGTGCGGCGGAACGACACCTCCTCGGCCGCGGTGACCTCGGCGATGGTCGCCGCGCGCTCGCGCAGCTCGCCGTAGAAATCGCCGAAGCGGGCCACGACCTCGGCGCAGACCTCGTGGAAGAACGGACGATCGAGACCGATCTCGGTGCCGTGTCGGATCGCCCGCCGCATGATGCGACGCAGCACGTAGCTGCGGCCGGCCTTGTCGGGGAACACCCCGTCGGCGATGAGGAACGCGGCCGCGCGCGCGTGGTCGGCGATGACCCGCAGCGGCGCCTCGCCCTTGGCCGCCAGCGCCGCGGTCGACCCCCGGGTCTGCGCGAGCCGGCGCGCGCACTCGACCAGCGGCGCCAGCAGATCGGTCTCGTAGTTCGAGCCCACCCGCTGCACCGCGGCGGCGACCCGCTCGAGCCCGGCGCCGGTGTCGATCGCGGGCTTGGGCAGCGCGGTCATGGAGCCGTCGGCGTGCTTCTCGTACTGCATGAACACGAGGTTCCACAGCTCGACGTACTTGTCCGACTCGAACGCGGGGCCGCGGCCGGGCTCGCCGGAGCTGGGCGGCGCCACATCGCCGTGCCAGATGTGGATCTCCGAGCACGGACCGCAGGGGCCGGTGTCGCCCATCGACCAGAAGTTGTCGGTCGCGCTGCAGCGATAGATCCGTGACGCCGGC is a genomic window of Deltaproteobacteria bacterium containing:
- the alaS gene encoding alanine--tRNA ligase; the encoded protein is MASPLSAHQIRQRFVEFFTARGHTHVPSSPLVPRNDPTLLFVNAGMNQFKDVFTGRESRPYTRAVSVQRCVRAGGKHNDLDNVGFTPRHHTLFEMLGNFSFGDYFKADAIAWAWEFLTGEMGIPAERLAVTVFDGTGEDAPADEEAAALWAERVPASRIYRCSATDNFWSMGDTGPCGPCSEIHIWHGDVAPPSSGEPGRGPAFESDKYVELWNLVFMQYEKHADGSMTALPKPAIDTGAGLERVAAAVQRVGSNYETDLLAPLVECARRLAQTRGSTAALAAKGEAPLRVIADHARAAAFLIADGVFPDKAGRSYVLRRIMRRAIRHGTEIGLDRPFFHEVCAEVVARFGDFYGELRERAATIAEVTAAEEVSFRRTLDRGLKRLRTAMDGHDRARDAAAFSPEVAADLYDTYGFPLDLTAVIVAEHGLSLDEAAAEAALRRRQSSGEATAELGQEQAIAGVYFALHGEHGDSEFLGYDLTSASATVRALVVDGVSVPSAAAGSEVEVVLDRTPFYGESGGQIGDAGWLRAGAATVAVADTIKPRGGMHVHRGRLEGGPLQLGDTVQAEVDVQRRDAIRRNHSATHLLHHALRKHLGEHVSQKGSLVTPDRLRFDFSHNRALTAEERRRIELTVNAMVLANAAADVQQQSMDEARARRAIGLFEAKYGERVRVVQFDDSIELCGGTHVTRTGDIGSFAIVSEGSVAQGVRRVEAVTGMGAVAYLQGLVELVETARDKLHVHALDELPAKIDRLQQDLKHSGREIENLRRELAMGGGGGGGAEATSEVGGVTLLARQISAPDAKTLRGAADAMRDKLGSGVLVLGAEIEGKATLLVAVTKDLEGKVHAGKLIGVLAPHIDGKGGGRPDLAQAGGPKVAGLGDALQAAAAALAAQLG